The following are encoded in a window of Haloarcula laminariae genomic DNA:
- a CDS encoding DUF4166 domain-containing protein, protein MTGVYERALGAAADDLHPKVRERYSLGPGDGVTVGRGRMDITRGVHTLPALYAMTSRDMLFPEAGHDIRFAVTTAGYELSGHEAMTTRRVFNFDGTRRRFDSVTVWDAENERLLDYLGRGGLVATELHPRVEDGALVVEAGRQWLHRKGRYVALPDAVAAGVEVRDRYDEAGERYHVLATVENPLAGHVLSYRGTFTQASEAREDSAVERLKPMAGLPKLPPV, encoded by the coding sequence ATGACCGGCGTCTACGAGCGGGCGCTGGGCGCGGCGGCCGACGACCTCCATCCGAAGGTCCGCGAGCGGTACAGTCTCGGCCCCGGTGACGGCGTCACCGTCGGCCGGGGCCGGATGGACATCACCCGCGGGGTCCACACGCTGCCCGCGCTGTACGCGATGACGAGCCGGGACATGCTGTTCCCCGAGGCCGGCCACGACATCCGGTTTGCGGTGACCACGGCCGGCTACGAACTGAGCGGGCACGAGGCGATGACGACCCGCAGGGTGTTCAACTTCGACGGTACCCGCCGCCGGTTCGACAGCGTGACCGTCTGGGACGCCGAAAACGAGCGGCTGCTGGACTACCTCGGCAGGGGCGGCCTCGTCGCGACGGAACTGCACCCCCGCGTCGAGGACGGCGCGCTCGTCGTCGAGGCCGGCCGGCAGTGGCTCCACCGCAAGGGCCGCTACGTCGCGCTGCCCGACGCGGTGGCGGCCGGCGTCGAAGTCCGGGACCGCTACGACGAGGCCGGCGAGCGCTACCACGTGCTGGCGACCGTCGAGAACCCGCTCGCGGGCCACGTCCTCAGCTACCGCGGGACGTTCACACAGGCCAGCGAGGCCCGCGAAGACTCCGCCGTCGAGCGGCTCAAACCGATGGCGGGGCTCCCGAAACTCCCGCCGGTATGA
- a CDS encoding type IV pilin, translated as MREGDSRGVASLIGVLLMVGVVVIVAAAMTVFVFDIGSGVESPAPKMDTDYELVADGGERTVAITLTTGDAVATEKLYVVGSKDIDIGGAPGSSTPAQERYSSERETFTESSGGNPPQVGIGETWDAGETVYVDPDGGIDGVRITVYWTSESVEGINPGQPEGEYSYKVSEFTVEG; from the coding sequence ATGCGTGAGGGGGACTCGCGGGGCGTGGCGTCGCTTATCGGAGTGTTGCTGATGGTCGGGGTCGTGGTCATCGTCGCCGCGGCGATGACAGTCTTCGTCTTCGACATCGGCTCCGGGGTGGAGTCGCCGGCCCCGAAGATGGACACCGACTACGAACTCGTGGCCGACGGCGGCGAGCGGACCGTCGCGATTACGCTCACGACCGGCGACGCGGTGGCGACGGAGAAACTCTACGTTGTCGGTTCGAAGGATATCGACATCGGCGGGGCGCCGGGGAGTTCCACGCCGGCACAGGAGCGGTACTCGTCGGAGCGGGAGACGTTCACGGAGTCCAGCGGCGGGAACCCGCCACAGGTCGGCATCGGGGAGACGTGGGACGCCGGCGAAACGGTGTACGTCGACCCGGACGGCGGCATCGATGGGGTCAGGATTACGGTCTACTGGACGAGCGAGTCGGTCGAGGGCATCAATCCGGGCCAGCCGGAGGGCGAGTACTCCTACAAGGTCAGCGAGTTCACGGTCGAGGGGTGA
- the thrC gene encoding threonine synthase, with translation MADLQLTDDVPPEADDGVWLTCIECGETFAPFDDIRYTCDDCDGLLEVRYGDLPTFEDFEGEGSGVWRYHAALPFDVGVTLPEGNTPLHRVPRIEDSAGVDSLRVKHEGMNPTGSFKDRGMTVGVRVAQEVGVDRLACASTGNTSAALAAYGARAGLETLVLLPAGKVAAGKIAQAALHRARILEVDGNFDQCLDIVQDLAERGEAYLLNSLNPFRLEGQKTIGLEIMEEHYEDYGEYPDRIVLPVGNAGNTAALYKCFRELVKSGAITEDQVPKLTGVQAEGAAPMVEAVEEGNDEVRRWDDVETIATAIRIGNPVNAPKALPGIRETGGTAVAVSDDEITDAQREIAGEGVGVEPASAASIAGLHKLREEGVIGADESVVCLTTGHLLKDPDAAAAAGNDPEPVANSTEAVLDHIGASSSVGRSVRERASKAATSPLALLAGGLGVAYLYRKLRSKE, from the coding sequence ATGGCCGACCTGCAACTCACCGACGACGTACCCCCGGAGGCCGACGACGGCGTCTGGCTCACCTGCATCGAGTGTGGGGAGACGTTCGCCCCGTTCGACGACATCCGCTACACCTGCGACGACTGCGACGGGCTGTTGGAAGTGCGCTACGGCGACCTGCCGACCTTCGAGGACTTCGAGGGCGAGGGGTCGGGCGTCTGGCGCTACCACGCCGCCCTGCCCTTCGACGTGGGCGTCACGCTCCCGGAGGGGAACACGCCGCTGCATCGCGTCCCGCGTATCGAGGACTCGGCCGGCGTCGACAGCCTGCGCGTGAAACACGAGGGGATGAACCCCACCGGGAGCTTCAAGGACCGGGGAATGACTGTCGGCGTCCGGGTCGCCCAGGAGGTCGGCGTCGACCGGCTGGCGTGTGCCTCGACGGGCAACACCTCCGCGGCGCTTGCGGCCTACGGCGCCCGCGCCGGGCTCGAGACGCTCGTCCTGCTGCCGGCGGGGAAGGTCGCCGCAGGCAAGATAGCCCAGGCGGCTCTCCACCGGGCCCGCATCCTCGAGGTCGACGGCAACTTCGACCAGTGTCTCGACATCGTCCAGGACCTCGCCGAGCGCGGCGAGGCCTACCTCCTGAACTCGCTGAACCCGTTCCGTCTGGAGGGCCAGAAGACCATCGGCCTGGAAATCATGGAGGAACACTACGAGGACTACGGCGAGTACCCGGACCGCATCGTCCTCCCCGTCGGCAACGCGGGCAACACCGCCGCGCTGTACAAATGCTTCCGCGAGCTCGTCAAGTCGGGCGCCATCACCGAAGACCAGGTGCCCAAGCTCACCGGCGTCCAGGCCGAGGGCGCGGCGCCGATGGTCGAGGCCGTCGAGGAGGGCAACGACGAGGTCCGCCGCTGGGACGACGTCGAAACCATCGCGACGGCCATCCGCATCGGCAACCCCGTCAACGCCCCGAAGGCGCTGCCCGGGATTCGGGAGACCGGCGGCACCGCCGTCGCCGTCTCCGACGACGAGATAACCGACGCCCAGCGCGAGATAGCCGGAGAGGGCGTCGGCGTCGAACCGGCCTCCGCGGCCTCCATCGCCGGCCTGCACAAGCTCCGCGAGGAGGGCGTTATCGGGGCCGACGAGTCGGTCGTCTGCCTGACGACGGGCCATCTCCTCAAGGACCCCGACGCGGCCGCCGCGGCCGGCAACGACCCCGAACCGGTCGCAAACAGCACTGAAGCGGTGCTCGACCACATCGGCGCGTCGTCCTCCGTCGGCCGGTCAGTTCGCGAACGGGCGTCGAAGGCAGCTACCTCGCCGCTGGCGCTGCTCGCCGGCGGGCTCGGCGTCGCGTACCTCTACCGGAAGCTCCGCTCGAAGGAGTGA
- a CDS encoding helix-turn-helix domain-containing protein, translating into MSLDPSPEQFRDLMATEEPDLAEVMACVFGVHRHEVRTYRTLLSAPGSTVAELASALERDRSNVNRSLSTLREKGLAERERRLLDGGGHVYQYTATPLDEARELLHEALEAWASAVHDRIDAFDGGTPVDGT; encoded by the coding sequence ATGAGCCTCGACCCCTCGCCCGAGCAGTTCCGCGACCTGATGGCCACCGAGGAGCCGGACCTCGCGGAGGTGATGGCGTGTGTCTTCGGCGTCCACCGCCACGAGGTCCGGACGTACCGGACGCTACTGTCCGCGCCGGGCAGCACCGTCGCGGAGCTCGCGTCCGCGCTGGAGCGGGACCGGTCGAACGTCAACCGCTCGCTGTCGACGCTGCGGGAGAAGGGGCTGGCCGAGCGCGAACGCCGCCTGCTCGACGGCGGCGGCCACGTCTACCAGTACACCGCGACGCCGCTCGACGAGGCCCGCGAGCTGCTGCACGAGGCCCTGGAAGCGTGGGCGTCGGCGGTCCACGACCGAATCGATGCCTTCGATGGTGGGACGCCTGTCGACGGCACCTAA
- a CDS encoding SDR family oxidoreductase has protein sequence MGDQTVLVTGASSGIGAATVRRVAADGADVALLARSEARLRELADAVAADHGVETHVVPADVRESPEVAAAVESTVEALGPLTGVVVNAGLARGSEVESMTDDEFLTMQRVNVNGAFYTVREAVPHLRETAGNVVFIGSFAGKYPRPFNPVYAATKWWVRGFAMSLAAQVGEEDIGVTVVNPAEVRTEFESADGTPFAEVFEEGEVTEPEEVADAVAFALGQAPPTTVNELDVYRRDKFSHF, from the coding sequence ATGGGAGACCAGACTGTGCTCGTGACCGGCGCGAGTTCGGGTATCGGCGCGGCGACGGTCCGTCGGGTGGCCGCGGACGGGGCCGACGTGGCCCTGCTGGCGCGGAGCGAGGCCCGGCTGCGGGAGCTGGCCGACGCCGTCGCCGCCGACCACGGCGTCGAAACCCACGTCGTTCCGGCCGACGTGCGCGAGTCGCCCGAGGTCGCGGCCGCCGTCGAGTCGACGGTGGAGGCGCTCGGCCCGCTCACCGGCGTTGTCGTCAACGCCGGGTTGGCCCGGGGGAGCGAGGTCGAGAGCATGACCGACGACGAGTTCCTGACGATGCAGCGGGTCAACGTCAACGGCGCGTTCTACACCGTCCGCGAGGCGGTGCCCCATCTCCGCGAGACGGCCGGCAACGTCGTCTTCATCGGGAGCTTCGCCGGCAAGTACCCCCGGCCGTTCAACCCGGTCTACGCCGCGACCAAGTGGTGGGTCCGCGGGTTCGCGATGAGCCTCGCCGCACAGGTCGGCGAGGAGGACATCGGCGTCACCGTCGTCAACCCCGCGGAGGTCCGCACGGAGTTCGAGAGCGCCGACGGCACCCCCTTCGCCGAGGTGTTCGAGGAAGGCGAGGTGACCGAACCGGAGGAGGTCGCCGACGCCGTCGCCTTCGCGCTCGGGCAAGCGCCGCCGACGACGGTCAACGAACTCGACGTGTATCGGCGCGACAAGTTCTCGCACTTCTAA
- the argF gene encoding ornithine carbamoyltransferase — MHLLDVDDLTTDELTAVLDRAAAIKGPDGEDASDLLDQQTLGMIFEKPSTRTRVSFETGMTQLGGHAIFLGPDDIHLGHGEPVKDTARALARYVDFVMARVYDHGDVEELAEYSDVPVINALTDDAHPCQTLADLLTVRERFGGFDDVSVAWVGDGNNVCQSFVLGAAMVGLDLTVATPEGYEVDDDVLARAGDLGTAPETTHDPEAAVSGTDVVYTDVFVSMGEEDEREEKLAEFDGFQITTELLGDRTLMHCLPAHRGEEVTDDAIESDNAVVWDQAENRLHAQKGLLAWLSEQD; from the coding sequence ATGCACTTGCTCGATGTCGACGACCTCACGACCGATGAACTGACCGCCGTCCTGGACCGCGCCGCCGCGATAAAGGGCCCGGACGGCGAGGACGCCAGCGACCTGCTCGACCAGCAGACGCTGGGGATGATATTCGAGAAGCCCTCGACCCGGACCAGAGTGTCCTTCGAGACCGGGATGACACAGCTTGGGGGACACGCCATCTTCCTGGGCCCCGACGACATCCACCTGGGTCACGGCGAGCCCGTCAAGGACACCGCCCGGGCGCTGGCCCGGTACGTCGATTTCGTGATGGCCCGCGTCTACGACCACGGGGACGTCGAGGAACTGGCCGAATACAGCGACGTGCCGGTCATCAACGCCCTGACCGACGACGCCCACCCCTGCCAGACGCTGGCGGACCTGCTGACGGTGCGGGAGCGGTTCGGCGGGTTCGACGACGTCTCGGTGGCCTGGGTCGGCGACGGCAACAACGTCTGTCAGTCGTTCGTCCTGGGCGCGGCGATGGTCGGCCTCGACCTCACCGTCGCCACGCCCGAGGGGTACGAGGTCGACGACGACGTGCTGGCCCGCGCCGGGGACCTCGGCACCGCCCCCGAGACGACCCACGACCCCGAGGCGGCCGTCTCCGGGACCGACGTGGTCTACACCGACGTCTTCGTCAGCATGGGCGAGGAGGACGAGCGCGAGGAGAAACTCGCGGAGTTCGACGGGTTCCAGATTACGACGGAGCTACTGGGCGACCGCACGCTGATGCACTGCCTGCCCGCCCACCGCGGCGAGGAGGTCACCGACGACGCCATCGAGAGCGACAACGCTGTCGTCTGGGACCAGGCCGAGAACCGCCTGCACGCCCAGAAGGGGCTGCTGGCGTGGCTGTCTGAGCAGGACTAG
- a CDS encoding [LysW]-lysine hydrolase produces MSEAQAHEADTEARDLLEDVVRIPSVSREEREAAQRLVAFFEAHDREVWLDGVGNVRAPADDGVLLTSHIDTVPGDIPVRVEETDDGEVLWGRGSVDAKGPLCSMAVAAVRTGASFVGVVGEEVDSKGGHYLVEDRDSEPGAVINGEPSGWEGITLGYRGLLGGTYVATSESGHSSRPENNAIQDAMDWWAAVEDEFARDEWHPVFERVTCKPVDFRGGISDDGLSVETTMRVQLRVPPEYSTDEIREMADGHLDNGTVNWDDKIEPVMQSPRTSVGRAFRTAIRDHGGDPTLLRKTGTSDMNVYAKAWDCPMVTYGPGDSDLDHAPNEHIRLAEYDRAVSVLTDVTERLL; encoded by the coding sequence ATGAGCGAAGCCCAGGCCCACGAGGCCGACACGGAGGCCCGGGACCTGCTGGAGGACGTGGTCCGCATCCCCTCCGTCTCGCGCGAGGAACGCGAGGCCGCCCAGCGCCTCGTGGCCTTCTTCGAGGCCCACGACCGCGAGGTGTGGCTCGACGGGGTCGGCAACGTCCGCGCGCCGGCCGACGACGGCGTCCTGCTGACCTCCCACATCGACACCGTCCCGGGCGACATCCCGGTGCGGGTCGAGGAGACCGACGACGGCGAGGTGCTGTGGGGCCGTGGCTCCGTCGACGCGAAGGGGCCGCTGTGTTCGATGGCCGTCGCCGCCGTCCGCACCGGGGCCTCCTTCGTCGGCGTCGTCGGCGAGGAGGTCGACTCGAAGGGCGGACACTACCTGGTCGAGGACCGCGACAGCGAGCCCGGCGCGGTCATCAACGGCGAACCCTCCGGCTGGGAGGGCATCACGCTGGGCTACCGGGGCCTGCTCGGTGGCACCTACGTCGCCACGAGCGAGTCCGGTCACTCTTCGCGCCCGGAGAACAACGCCATCCAGGACGCGATGGACTGGTGGGCCGCCGTCGAGGACGAGTTCGCCAGGGACGAGTGGCACCCCGTCTTCGAGCGGGTCACCTGCAAGCCCGTCGACTTCCGCGGCGGGATCTCCGACGACGGCCTCTCGGTTGAGACAACCATGCGCGTCCAGTTGCGGGTCCCCCCCGAGTACTCGACCGACGAGATACGCGAGATGGCCGACGGCCATCTGGACAACGGCACCGTCAACTGGGACGACAAAATCGAACCCGTGATGCAGAGCCCGCGGACCAGCGTCGGCCGGGCGTTCCGGACGGCAATCCGCGACCACGGCGGCGACCCGACGCTCCTTCGCAAGACCGGGACCAGCGACATGAACGTCTACGCGAAGGCCTGGGACTGCCCGATGGTCACCTACGGGCCGGGCGACTCCGACCTCGACCACGCGCCGAACGAACACATCCGCCTCGCGGAGTACGACCGCGCGGTGAGCGTCCTCACGGACGTGACCGAACGCCTGCTGTAA
- a CDS encoding aspartate aminotransferase family protein: protein MSGFVFNEKPIRIERGDGAYVYDDSGTEYLDMGASYACVPLGHGHEAVQSAVAEQLEQITYVQASYPNAERTALYDLLADTAPDPIDKTWLCNSGTEANEAALKFARSATGNSKIVATMQGFHGRTMGSLATTWKNKYKEPYEPLIGDVEFVPYDDSEALDEAVDEDTAAFIVEPVQGEGGINPASDGYLEAAREITEDAGAALIFDEVQTGMGRTGALWNSQRADVAPDMITSAKGLGNGLPVGATLCRDWIAENYGSHASTFSGGPVISAAAGATVSTIVEEGVPENAAAVGDYLQTELTAAIGDEVRDIRGEGLMVGVEVGRGANKALKQLALNHGILALPAGRTVVRLLPPLTIDESHADEVVEAMAEVVG, encoded by the coding sequence GTGAGCGGTTTCGTCTTCAACGAGAAGCCGATTCGCATCGAGCGCGGCGACGGCGCCTACGTCTACGACGACAGCGGCACGGAGTATCTGGACATGGGCGCGTCCTACGCCTGCGTCCCGCTGGGCCACGGCCACGAGGCCGTCCAGTCCGCCGTTGCCGAGCAACTGGAGCAAATCACGTACGTCCAGGCTTCCTACCCCAACGCCGAGCGGACGGCGCTGTACGACCTGCTCGCCGACACCGCGCCCGACCCAATCGACAAGACCTGGCTCTGTAACTCCGGGACGGAGGCCAACGAGGCGGCGCTGAAGTTCGCCCGGTCGGCCACTGGGAACTCCAAAATCGTCGCCACGATGCAGGGCTTTCACGGCCGCACCATGGGGTCGCTCGCGACCACCTGGAAGAACAAGTACAAGGAGCCCTACGAGCCGCTCATCGGCGACGTGGAGTTCGTTCCCTACGACGACAGCGAGGCGCTCGACGAGGCCGTCGACGAGGACACGGCGGCCTTCATCGTCGAGCCGGTCCAGGGCGAGGGCGGCATCAACCCCGCCTCCGACGGCTACCTCGAAGCCGCCCGCGAGATAACCGAGGACGCGGGCGCGGCGCTCATCTTCGACGAGGTCCAGACCGGGATGGGCCGCACCGGCGCGCTGTGGAACTCCCAGCGGGCCGACGTGGCCCCCGACATGATAACGTCCGCCAAGGGACTCGGAAACGGCCTGCCCGTCGGCGCGACGCTGTGTCGGGACTGGATCGCCGAGAACTACGGCTCCCACGCCTCGACGTTCTCGGGCGGGCCGGTCATCTCCGCGGCCGCCGGCGCGACCGTCTCGACCATCGTCGAAGAAGGCGTCCCCGAGAACGCCGCCGCGGTGGGCGACTACCTCCAGACGGAGCTGACGGCCGCCATCGGCGACGAGGTCCGCGACATCCGCGGCGAGGGGCTGATGGTCGGCGTCGAGGTCGGTCGGGGCGCGAACAAGGCCCTGAAACAGCTCGCGCTGAACCACGGCATCCTGGCGCTGCCGGCCGGCCGCACGGTCGTGCGCCTGCTCCCGCCGCTGACCATCGACGAGTCACACGCCGACGAGGTGGTCGAGGCCATGGCCGAGGTGGTGGGATGA
- a CDS encoding acetylglutamate/acetylaminoadipate kinase — translation MTVVIKVGGARAVDPAGALADVASLVEQGKQVVVVHGGSTKVDETLERLGIDPEYVETPSGVVGRFTDEATMEVFEMAFGHLNTQLVAGLQSEGVDAVGLNGVDGKLLYGPRKSAVRVVEDGKKKIRRGDHSGTIKRVNGDLLRSLLGDGYTPVAAPPMAGDDDGEIVPVNTDADRSAAAIAGELDATLVLLTDVEGVYGDPDDPSTLIESVETGEDWADLEAAAEGFMGRKIMAAREALTGGAGEVVVADANADEPILSALDGDGTHIKAGAVTEEQ, via the coding sequence ATGACCGTAGTAATCAAGGTAGGCGGCGCTCGTGCGGTCGACCCCGCGGGCGCGCTGGCGGACGTCGCATCGCTCGTCGAGCAGGGTAAACAGGTCGTCGTCGTTCACGGCGGCTCCACCAAGGTCGACGAGACGCTCGAACGGCTCGGCATCGACCCGGAGTACGTCGAGACGCCGAGCGGCGTCGTCGGCCGCTTCACCGACGAGGCGACGATGGAGGTGTTCGAGATGGCCTTCGGTCACCTCAACACCCAGCTCGTCGCGGGCCTCCAGAGCGAGGGGGTCGACGCCGTCGGCCTCAACGGCGTCGACGGGAAGCTGCTCTACGGCCCCCGCAAATCCGCCGTCCGCGTGGTCGAGGACGGCAAGAAGAAAATCCGCCGCGGGGACCACTCCGGCACCATCAAGCGGGTCAACGGCGACCTGCTCCGGTCGCTGCTCGGTGACGGATACACCCCGGTTGCCGCACCGCCCATGGCCGGAGACGACGACGGGGAAATCGTTCCCGTCAACACCGACGCCGACCGCTCGGCGGCCGCGATAGCCGGCGAACTCGACGCGACGCTGGTCTTGCTGACCGACGTGGAGGGGGTCTACGGGGACCCCGACGACCCGTCGACGCTCATCGAATCGGTCGAGACGGGCGAGGACTGGGCCGACCTGGAGGCCGCCGCCGAGGGGTTCATGGGCCGGAAGATTATGGCCGCCCGGGAGGCCCTCACCGGCGGGGCCGGCGAGGTGGTCGTCGCCGACGCCAACGCCGACGAGCCGATTCTGTCGGCGCTGGACGGTGACGGGACACATATCAAGGCCGGGGCTGTAACGGAGGAACAATGA
- the argC gene encoding N-acetyl-gamma-glutamyl-phosphate reductase, producing MTYSASVVGGSGFTGGELLRLLDGHPEFELVQATSRSKANKTIGHQHPNLRHSDLRFSDPSDLESVDVLFAATPHGVSMEQIDDFQDAADTVVDLSADFRLDSEAQYEEWYDGHVRPELLADSEYALPELNRENLEGADLIASGGCNATATILGLLPLFEHGVLSGDEQIVVDVKVGSSEGGAGGGEASSHPERSGVVRPYAPTGHRHEAEIQQFLGVDVSFTVHAVDMVRGASATCHVFPDGPVSKGDLWGAYRGQYEDEPFVELVSGGGGVYRYPEPKAVAGTNRAEVGFELDPGNKRLVVFSAIDNMMKGSAGQAVHAANVALGIEETAGLEFQGLHPVGAP from the coding sequence ATGACCTACTCAGCCAGCGTCGTCGGGGGCTCGGGCTTCACCGGCGGCGAGCTGCTTCGCCTGCTGGACGGCCACCCCGAGTTCGAACTCGTACAGGCCACCAGCCGCTCGAAGGCGAACAAGACAATCGGGCACCAGCACCCGAACCTCCGGCACTCGGACCTCCGTTTCTCGGACCCGAGCGACTTGGAGAGCGTCGACGTCCTGTTCGCGGCGACGCCCCACGGCGTCTCGATGGAACAGATAGACGACTTCCAGGACGCCGCCGACACCGTGGTCGACCTCTCGGCGGACTTCCGGCTGGACAGCGAGGCCCAGTACGAGGAGTGGTACGACGGCCACGTCCGTCCGGAACTGCTGGCCGACAGCGAGTACGCGCTGCCCGAACTCAACCGCGAGAACCTCGAAGGCGCGGACCTCATCGCGTCGGGCGGCTGCAACGCTACGGCGACCATCCTGGGCTTGCTGCCGCTGTTCGAGCACGGCGTCCTCAGCGGCGACGAGCAGATAGTCGTCGACGTGAAGGTCGGCTCCAGCGAGGGCGGCGCCGGCGGCGGCGAGGCCTCCAGCCACCCCGAGCGCTCGGGCGTCGTCCGCCCGTACGCCCCGACGGGCCACCGCCACGAGGCCGAGATTCAGCAGTTCCTCGGCGTCGACGTCTCCTTTACCGTCCACGCGGTGGACATGGTCCGCGGCGCCAGCGCGACCTGCCACGTCTTCCCCGACGGCCCGGTCTCGAAGGGGGACCTCTGGGGCGCCTATCGCGGCCAGTACGAGGACGAACCGTTCGTCGAACTCGTCTCCGGCGGTGGCGGCGTCTACCGCTACCCCGAGCCGAAGGCCGTCGCGGGCACGAACCGCGCGGAGGTCGGCTTCGAACTCGACCCCGGCAACAAGCGACTGGTCGTCTTCTCGGCCATCGACAACATGATGAAGGGGTCGGCCGGCCAGGCCGTCCACGCCGCGAACGTCGCGCTCGGCATCGAGGAGACGGCGGGGCTGGAGTTCCAGGGGCTCCACCCCGTCGGCGCACCCTGA